A window from Chaetodon trifascialis isolate fChaTrf1 chromosome 5, fChaTrf1.hap1, whole genome shotgun sequence encodes these proteins:
- the hs3st1 gene encoding heparan sulfate glucosamine 3-O-sulfotransferase 1, with amino-acid sequence MAALLVGLLLFAMQSPPIPSRPVADEGPPSPPTSSPADNGTTSHPNGTFQQLPQIIIIGVRKGGTRALIEMLSLHSAVAAAQNEVHFFDWESHFQKGLPWYLSQMPYVFPDQLTVEKTPAYFTSSKVPKRIHQMNPDIKLLLILRDPTERVLSDYTQVFYNRLQKHKRYQPIESVLVKDGEINLGYKAFNRSLYYVHMQNWLKYFPLESIHVVDGDELIRDPFPEMKKVERFLKLDPQINASNFYFNKTKGFYCLRDHGRERCLHDSKGRAHPHVAPAILQKLYQFFHEPNKKFFELVGRTFNWK; translated from the coding sequence ATGGCAGCCTTGCTCGTCGGGCTGCTGCTTTTTGCAATGCAGTCTCCCCCCATCCCCTCCAGGCCCGTGGCTGACGAGGGACCACCTTCACCGCCAACCTCATCACCAGCCGACAATGGGACCACCAGCCACCCGAACGGGACCTTTCAACAACTTCCTCAGATTATAATTATTGGCGTGAGGAAGGGGGGGACGCGGGCTCTGATAGAGATGCTCAGTCTGCACAGTGCAGTGGCGGCGGCTCAGAACGAGGTGCACTTCTTTGACTGGGAGAGTCACTTCCAGAAGGGCCTGCCTTGGTATCTCAGCCAGATGCCTTACGTCTTCCCCGATCAGCTGACGGTAGAGAAGACGCCGGCCTACTTCACTTCCAGCAAAGTTCCTAAACGCATCCATCAGATGAACCCTGACATCAAGCTGCTGCTTATCCTAAGAGACCCCACAGAGCGGGTGCTGTCGGACTACACCCAGGTTTTTTACAACCGTCTCCAGAAGCACAAGCGCTACCAGCCCATCGAGTCCGTTCTGGTGAAGGACGGCGAGATCAACCTGGGATACAAGGCGTTCAATCGCAGCCTGTACTATGTTCACATGCAGAACTGGCTGAAATACTTCCCACTGGAGAGCATTCACGTTGTTGACGGGGACGAGTTGATCAGGGACCCCTTCCCTGAGATGAAAAAGGTGGAGAGATTCTTAAAGCTGGACCCGCAGATAAACGCctcaaatttttatttcaataaaacaaaaggatTCTACTGTTTGAGAGACCACGGGCGAGAACGGTGTTTACATGACTCAAAAGGCAGGGCTCACCCTCACGTGGCGCCGGCCATCCTGCAAAAACTCTACCAGTTCTTTCACGAACCCAACAAGAAGTTCTTTGAGCTGGTGGGCCGAACATTCAACTGGAAATGA